The Rubrobacter naiadicus genome contains a region encoding:
- the mutL gene encoding DNA mismatch repair endonuclease MutL, whose protein sequence is MAARKTIRILDPLVAQQVAAGEVVERPASVVKELIENSLDAHASRIEVEIEDGGTSRILVRDDGEGMSEEDARLSVLRHATSKISSVSELEAVSTLGFRGEALPSIASVSSFELTTSDGSPGSGTRVRVEGGSEAEVSAAPHPRGTTVIVERLFYNVPARRAFLRGIRSERATIMDVVTHLAISHPQVAFRLSEGGREHLSLPAAKDLLERLAQIHGVARARAFREVSYESGAFRIAGYAALPSVTQSNRNSCQTISVNGRWVRSENLNRGLDDAYRATVPAGRYPPVALHVEVDPRRVDVNVHPAKQVVRFSEERAAREAVASAVRLAIEWRPHPPTAAPERPLRPTVQQPLASAPRREAPPSTRQIPLQIAEERRSYPEVDLKEAQRRASEAARGPEEYAPPEAPERGALPSLEEVRVIGQLAACYILLEDPSSLWVVDQHVAHERAILDRLTGSDGPPQVQDLLVPEVVELSPSEAERAAESLEELALYGFGAEPFGPRSVRVTSAPSILAGKDIAGALSDALAAISGTEPGHRREDRILATMACHAAVRLGDRLSQREMESLIEDWLTSRLPATCPHGRSICFRIGTREIARKLDRH, encoded by the coding sequence ATGGCAGCGCGAAAGACGATCCGGATACTCGACCCGCTCGTAGCCCAGCAGGTCGCCGCGGGGGAGGTAGTCGAGAGACCCGCCTCGGTCGTCAAGGAGCTCATCGAGAACTCGCTCGACGCCCACGCCTCCCGGATAGAGGTGGAGATAGAAGACGGCGGCACCTCCCGCATCCTGGTACGAGACGACGGCGAGGGCATGTCCGAGGAGGACGCCAGGCTCTCGGTGCTGCGTCACGCGACCTCGAAGATAAGCTCCGTCTCCGAGCTGGAGGCGGTGAGCACCCTGGGCTTCAGGGGCGAGGCGCTGCCCTCGATCGCGAGCGTCTCCTCGTTCGAGCTCACCACCTCCGATGGTTCCCCCGGAAGCGGCACCCGGGTCCGCGTGGAGGGGGGCTCCGAGGCAGAAGTCTCGGCAGCCCCGCACCCGAGGGGGACTACGGTGATCGTCGAGCGGCTCTTCTACAACGTTCCGGCGCGACGGGCCTTTCTGCGGGGCATCCGATCCGAGCGGGCAACCATAATGGACGTGGTGACGCACCTGGCGATCTCCCACCCGCAGGTCGCCTTCAGGCTCTCCGAGGGGGGGCGAGAGCACCTCTCGCTCCCTGCGGCGAAAGACCTCCTGGAACGGCTCGCCCAGATCCACGGCGTGGCCCGGGCGCGGGCCTTCAGGGAGGTCTCCTACGAGTCCGGGGCTTTCAGGATCGCGGGGTACGCCGCACTGCCGAGCGTCACGCAGAGCAACCGCAACTCGTGCCAGACGATCTCGGTGAACGGCCGCTGGGTGCGCTCCGAGAACCTCAACCGGGGCCTCGACGACGCCTACCGGGCGACGGTGCCGGCGGGCAGGTATCCCCCGGTGGCGCTGCACGTCGAGGTGGACCCGAGGAGGGTGGACGTCAACGTCCATCCCGCCAAACAGGTCGTGCGCTTCTCGGAAGAGCGGGCGGCGCGCGAGGCGGTGGCCTCCGCGGTGAGGCTCGCCATAGAGTGGCGCCCGCACCCGCCGACGGCAGCGCCCGAACGTCCGCTCCGCCCCACCGTCCAGCAACCCCTCGCGTCCGCACCGCGCCGGGAGGCACCCCCTTCCACGCGCCAGATCCCCCTGCAGATCGCGGAGGAGCGGAGGAGCTACCCGGAGGTGGACCTGAAGGAGGCGCAGCGCAGGGCCTCAGAGGCGGCGCGCGGGCCGGAAGAGTACGCCCCCCCGGAAGCGCCCGAGCGGGGTGCGCTGCCATCACTGGAAGAGGTGCGGGTGATCGGCCAGCTCGCCGCCTGTTACATCCTGCTCGAAGATCCGTCGAGCCTGTGGGTCGTCGACCAGCACGTGGCCCACGAGAGGGCGATACTGGACCGCCTCACCGGATCGGACGGGCCGCCCCAGGTGCAGGATCTGCTGGTGCCGGAGGTCGTGGAGCTCTCACCCTCCGAAGCCGAGCGTGCGGCAGAGAGCCTGGAAGAGCTCGCACTCTACGGGTTCGGGGCCGAGCCCTTCGGGCCCCGCTCGGTGCGCGTGACTTCGGCTCCGTCCATCCTCGCCGGCAAAGACATAGCCGGCGCGCTCTCCGACGCCCTGGCCGCGATAAGCGGCACCGAACCCGGACACCGGCGCGAGGACCGCATCCTGGCGACCATGGCCTGCCACGCGGCCGTGAGGCTCGGCGACAGGCTCTCCCAGCGAGAGATGGAGAGCCTGATCGAAGACTGGCTCACGAGCCGGCTTCCCGCGACCTGTCCGCACGGTCGCTCCATATGCTTCCGGATCGGAACACGGGAGATAGCCCGCAAACTCGACCGCCACTAG
- a CDS encoding glutamate--cysteine ligase produces MPLEFNSTGEREYTLGVEEELHIVDGSTGELVPKVEEIMRRLPEELSEHVSYELFQSVLEIKTPVCPSAPEIRQKLRELRGRVGSWAAACGASIASAGTHPFSRYKDQKITDQERYREVLERLRWIAEREVIFGQHVHVAVPGPEEAIEAHNRLSEEAPLLLALSANSPFWQGMDTGFESTRIKIFESFPRSGLPPAFEDYAAFEEYVERMVDSGAIEDYTFCWWDVRPHPKFGTIELRILDAQTSLRAATALTALTQCLVARALDGAPRGPYDREITLENKWRASRHGMDATFYDPVGKIPVPARKMARSLVEELRPYSASLGCEEELLDVLWIVENGTGSQHQRRIYAESGDFLDVVAFLIECTRPALAGEPG; encoded by the coding sequence ATGCCCCTCGAGTTCAACAGCACCGGCGAGAGAGAGTACACGCTGGGCGTAGAAGAGGAGCTGCACATCGTGGACGGCTCGACCGGAGAGCTGGTTCCCAAGGTGGAGGAGATCATGCGCCGCCTCCCCGAGGAGCTCTCGGAGCACGTCTCCTACGAGCTCTTCCAGTCGGTGCTGGAGATAAAGACGCCCGTGTGCCCTTCCGCCCCGGAGATCCGCCAGAAGCTGCGGGAGCTGCGAGGCCGGGTGGGATCGTGGGCGGCCGCCTGCGGGGCTTCGATCGCCTCGGCCGGCACCCATCCCTTCAGCCGCTACAAGGACCAGAAGATCACCGACCAGGAGCGCTACCGGGAGGTGCTCGAGCGGCTGCGCTGGATAGCCGAGAGAGAGGTGATCTTCGGCCAGCACGTCCACGTGGCGGTCCCGGGCCCCGAAGAGGCAATAGAGGCGCACAACCGGCTCTCCGAGGAGGCCCCGCTCCTTCTGGCCCTCTCGGCCAACTCCCCGTTCTGGCAGGGCATGGACACCGGGTTCGAGTCCACCAGGATCAAGATCTTCGAGTCCTTCCCCCGCTCCGGGCTGCCGCCGGCGTTCGAGGATTACGCGGCGTTCGAGGAGTACGTGGAGCGGATGGTGGACTCCGGAGCGATCGAGGACTACACCTTCTGCTGGTGGGACGTGCGCCCCCACCCGAAGTTCGGGACGATAGAGCTGCGCATCCTCGACGCGCAGACCAGCCTCAGGGCGGCAACGGCCCTGACGGCCCTCACCCAGTGCCTCGTCGCCCGCGCCCTCGACGGGGCGCCGAGGGGCCCTTACGACCGGGAGATCACGCTCGAGAACAAGTGGCGCGCCTCGCGGCACGGGATGGACGCCACCTTCTACGACCCGGTGGGGAAGATCCCCGTCCCGGCGCGCAAGATGGCCCGATCGCTCGTGGAGGAACTGAGGCCTTACTCCGCCTCCCTCGGATGCGAGGAGGAGCTTCTGGACGTACTCTGGATCGTCGAGAACGGGACCGGCAGCCAGCACCAGCGACGGATCTACGCGGAGAGCGGGGACTTCCTCGACGTGGTCGCCTTCCTCATAGAGTGCACCCGCCCGGCCCTGGCCGGGGAACCCGGCTGA
- the accC gene encoding acetyl-CoA carboxylase biotin carboxylase subunit codes for MIGKVLIANRGEIALRVIRACRELGVRSVAIYSTADADSLHRILADESVCIGPPPASESYLNIPAIISAAEVSGAQAIHPGYGFLSENARFAEICERSGVRFIGPSSKAIARMGDKSAARETAARAGVPVVPGSEGVCSSAEEVMRVGAEVGYPLLIKAAAGGGGKGMRVVENEREAKAAFVAASREAKAAFGDGSVYVERYLERLRHVEIQVLADGRGRVAAFPERDCSIQRRHQKLLEESPAPNFPDEVRARMMDAAASLALSLEYEGAGTVEFVYSGGEFYFIEMNTRLQVEHPVTEMVAGVDLVSEQIRIASGEGMSVPERPTASGHAMEFRINAEDPRKNFIPQTGQVEFYNPPGGPGVRVDSHLYPGYRVPPHYDSLLAKLIVHANDRHGAVRRGVRALDEFAIAGLETTLPLHLAVLEDEGFVKGDVYTGFLAERRLASEDGVLKLSTLTA; via the coding sequence ATGATCGGCAAGGTCCTCATAGCCAACCGGGGCGAGATAGCGCTGCGGGTCATACGGGCCTGCCGGGAGCTGGGCGTCCGGAGCGTCGCGATCTACTCGACCGCCGACGCCGATTCGCTGCACCGGATCCTGGCGGACGAGTCCGTCTGCATAGGTCCTCCGCCGGCTTCCGAGAGCTACCTGAACATCCCGGCGATAATCTCCGCGGCGGAGGTCTCCGGGGCGCAGGCCATCCACCCCGGCTACGGCTTCCTCTCCGAGAACGCGCGCTTCGCCGAGATCTGCGAGCGCAGCGGCGTCAGGTTCATCGGTCCTTCCTCGAAAGCGATAGCGCGCATGGGAGACAAGTCGGCCGCGCGTGAGACGGCGGCTCGGGCCGGGGTCCCGGTGGTTCCGGGCAGCGAAGGTGTCTGTTCCAGCGCGGAGGAGGTCATGCGGGTCGGGGCGGAGGTGGGATATCCCCTGCTGATCAAGGCCGCCGCGGGCGGCGGGGGGAAGGGGATGCGCGTCGTGGAGAACGAGCGGGAGGCGAAGGCGGCCTTCGTGGCGGCGAGCCGGGAGGCGAAGGCGGCCTTCGGGGACGGCTCGGTCTACGTCGAGCGTTACCTGGAGCGGCTGCGGCACGTCGAGATACAGGTGCTCGCCGACGGCCGGGGGCGGGTGGCGGCCTTCCCGGAACGGGACTGCTCGATCCAGCGCCGCCACCAGAAGCTCCTGGAGGAGTCTCCGGCCCCGAATTTCCCCGACGAGGTGCGCGCCAGGATGATGGACGCGGCGGCCTCACTCGCTCTCTCGCTGGAGTACGAGGGGGCGGGGACGGTGGAGTTCGTCTATTCGGGGGGCGAGTTCTACTTCATAGAGATGAACACCCGCCTGCAGGTGGAGCACCCGGTGACCGAGATGGTGGCCGGGGTGGACCTGGTCTCCGAGCAGATCCGGATAGCCTCCGGTGAGGGTATGAGCGTCCCCGAGAGGCCCACCGCCTCGGGCCACGCGATGGAGTTCAGGATCAACGCCGAAGATCCCCGGAAGAACTTCATCCCCCAGACGGGACAGGTCGAGTTCTACAACCCGCCCGGAGGCCCCGGCGTGCGGGTCGATTCGCACCTCTACCCCGGATACCGCGTCCCGCCGCACTACGATTCGCTGCTGGCGAAGCTCATCGTTCACGCTAACGACCGACACGGAGCGGTCCGGCGCGGGGTGCGCGCGCTGGACGAGTTCGCCATAGCCGGGCTGGAGACGACCCTGCCGCTGCACCTGGCCGTGCTGGAGGACGAGGGGTTCGTGAAGGGCGACGTCTACACTGGCTTCCTGGCCGAACGACGGCTGGCCAGCGAGGACGGCGTTCTCAAGCTCTCCACCCTCACCGCGTAG
- the accB gene encoding acetyl-CoA carboxylase biotin carboxyl carrier protein — translation MQERREKIEAEGAGRQMLPHEDLRRLVELLRESGIGEISVRQGDLEVTVKARSEGLPVQAAPPSLPDEPERAKPPTHEEPPAVEGDGLHAVRSPVVGTFYRSPSPDDPPYVEVGDRVEAGQTLCIIEAMKLMNEIPADVSGEVVEVLVENASGVEYDQPLFYLRPEG, via the coding sequence ATGCAGGAGAGAAGAGAGAAGATCGAGGCTGAAGGTGCCGGACGGCAGATGCTGCCCCACGAGGATCTTCGCCGGCTCGTGGAGCTGTTGCGGGAGAGCGGGATCGGAGAGATAAGCGTCCGCCAGGGAGATCTGGAGGTGACCGTCAAGGCCAGGAGCGAGGGGCTTCCGGTCCAGGCGGCCCCGCCGTCCCTACCGGACGAACCCGAGAGGGCGAAGCCCCCCACCCACGAGGAGCCTCCGGCGGTGGAGGGCGACGGGCTGCACGCCGTGCGCTCGCCGGTCGTCGGCACTTTCTACCGGTCTCCGTCCCCCGACGATCCTCCGTACGTGGAGGTGGGGGACCGGGTCGAGGCCGGACAGACCCTCTGTATCATCGAGGCGATGAAGCTGATGAACGAGATCCCGGCCGACGTTTCGGGTGAGGTGGTCGAGGTGCTGGTCGAGAACGCCTCCGGGGTCGAGTACGACCAGCCGCTCTTCTACCTCCGACCGGAGGGGTAG